ATGGGTTTCAACCGGTCGGCTCTGGTCGCGGGATTGGTGCTGACCTATCTCGGGATGAAAGGTGAGGATGCCGTGGCGCTTCTGAGGGAAAAACGGCCCGGCGCGTTGTTCAACGAAAACTTCGCCGCCTATCTCACGGCGCTGCCGTCCAACACCACTGCACCGGGCCCGTCCTAGAACTTGACTTGTCCGGTTTTGCGTGCCTATCGGGCGCTATGGTCAATTTGGGAAATTACCATCATCCTTTTTCGCGGACGCGCATCCAACATGCAACAGCTCCGAAGGACTTTCGCAGTGATTGAGTCTGTCTTGTTTCCGGGCTTTCTGGTCGGAGATATCTCGACGACAGGGGCTACGATACGAACCCTTCGGGCCGGTTCAGGTCCACCTCTGCTCCTTCTTCATGGCTATCCCCAAACACACGTTATCTGGCACAAGATTGCGAGGCACCTCACGGACCGGTTCGCCGTTGTGCTAACTGACCTGCGAGGTTACGGCGATTCGAGCAAGCCAGAGGGAGGTGCGCGACACGTCAACTACTCATTTCGCGCAATGGCTCAGGACCAGCTCGAGGTCATGCGTCATCTCGGGTATGAACGGTTTTACGTGGGTTCTCACGACCGAGGGGCCAGAACAGCTCACCGACTGTGCTTAGATCACCCAGAGGCAGTCCGCAAAGTCTGCTTCTTGGAGATTGTGCCGACTCTGCGCATGTATCGGGATACGTCGAAGGAGTTCGCCACCAAGTACATGTGGTGGTTCTTTCTTATCCAGAAAGCCCCATTGCCTGAACATATGATCGGAGCAGATCCGGAATTCTTCCTTAACGAGCATCTCGAGGTGCAGAACGGAACGCCCGGAGCTCTTACGGCAGAAGCTCGCAAGGAGTACAAACGCTGCTTCTGTACTCCTGAGGCCATTCATGCGAGCTGCGAGGATTTTCGCGCGGCTGCGGAAATCGACCTGGAGATGGATGAGGCCGATGAGAAAGCCGGACGGAAAATTGAGGCTCCTGTGCTCGCATTGTGGGGTGCAAAGGGCGCGGTCGGGAAGCTCTGGAACGTTCTCGAAGTCTGGCGACAGCGCGCGAGCTCGCCTGTGGAAGGACGGGCCCTTGACGCAGGACATTATCTTGCAGAAGAGCAATCGGAAGAAGTGCTGCAGGAATTCCTGCGCTTCTTCCGCGACTAAGGAGGACCTATGAATTTCAAGAAGATCGACGAATCGCCGAAGACGTTCATCCTCGTGTTTCAAACCGGAGACGAGCTCGCGGCAGGGCTACTTCAGTTTGCCAAGGAGCAGAAGCTGTCGGCCGCCAGCTTCAAGGCTATCGGTGCACTCTCGTCAGTGCGACTGGGGTGGCTCAGTTGGGAAAACAAACGGTATGAGCCGTCGGTAACGCTCGATGAGCAAGTTGAACTCTTATCACTTATCGGAGATGTTGCGCTGAAGGATGGAGAGCCGGTCGTTCATGCTCATGCTGTGGTTGGAAAGAAAAACGGAACGGCGCATGGTGGTCACTTGCTGGGGGCGCGTATTCGGCCGACATGCGAAGTCGTTCTGACAGAGAGTCCTGCGCACCTTCAGAAGTACATCGATCCAGAGTCAGGCATTGCGGTGATTAAGCCCCTGGCGAAGCGGGCCAAGTCCTAAAACAGCAAAACCGGAAACTAGGGCGAGGCTAGAATCACTCCCGTGTGGGACAATCCGAGTGAGGCTGTGAAATGAAACACGGGCGGGACTCTAAATGCCCGTGCACCAGGGCGGGATCGCGATACATGTTGTGCCGTGTTGTGATGGAATGCCGTTGGGCTTGGGCAGCAAGCGCAAGGAATCGAGAAAAGGCGGAAAGCAGTCCAAGAAAAATTCCTCCATCGGTCGCCAACAGCCCAAGTCCTGAGTAACAGCGTATCTCGTCAATTTGAATTCGGCGAAATCAAGTCCGGTTCGCGGACATCACTGGTAACCTCCGCGAATGATTCTGGCCCGCAACGGGCATTTGTGCGTTCGGCATATGCGGAGAATGGTTCCTTCGAACCCCCCGAATGGGACTTCTAACCCCCTGACGCAAAAATTGGAAGTCCTTATCTTCGTTATATTTAGATTTTCACGTCGACTGAACAGGATGCGCAAATTCCGTCGAAAAAATCCAAGAATTAGTAACACGGGAAACTGTTAGAAAAATAGCGTGTGGTATCAGTCACTTAGAGTTTCTGACGGAGAGGGGGGATTATATTGCTCCTTTTTCCGCAACTCTCTTGTTTTCTGTCACTTCATTCGTAAAACCCGCATTTTCTGTTGTTTACGAACGAGTCTCAGTGCCCTCCAGTCTCTCCTACGGACATCGAAAGTGCCCAAAAAAAGTAACACGAGTAACAAAACCGAATTCCCAACCCTGGAAGCCAACTCTCGCCATCTATCGCGCAAACTTCGCGAGAAGATGCGGTGCTGCGTTGTGGGTCCACGAGAAACGTATCCATGAACGATTGACCTGAAAACCTGAAAACACACCGGCCCGGACGCTCGAAAGAGAATCCGGGCCGTTTCACTTCGGGCGTTCTCGGGTGTCTTGAATGAACCCGGCAGATCGGGCACGCGCCCCAACGAAGTTACGAGGTTCGCCTTCGTCCTGAAACTCTGCTCTGCTGCCTCTTCACGAACGGACCGGGCCGAAATTCCATTGAAGTCACGCCGCGCCCGACCTCCTAGTCCCGAACCAGCCTGGACCAGGCCAAATCCCTTGAATTGACGGCATTTGCCTGTGCATTCCCCCGGCTTATTTGGGCTACGTGGGCTACAAAGCGCTGATGGCCTGAGTTGAGGCTGTTGACCGTCGCGCATGTACAAATCACACCATCTTTGGAACGGATGATATTTTGGCGAGGAACAGGGTTGCCAACGGGAGCGCTGGGAGCGCTTCACGACTTTGACAATGTGACACGCAATGTGCCACAATCATCGCATGCCTAACGTGAACATCCGTCAACTACGGGACACCCGAAAGCTGAAGGCCTGGTTGCGGGCGGGAAAAACTGTGGAACTCCGAGACCGCAACAAGGTTATAGCCCGCATCGTTCCAGCGGAGCAGCAAGAAACAACCGTGGCGGTTCCGGATTTCGCGGCCCGCCGCAAGAAGATCTTCGGCGATCGGGTTCTACCGGGAGCAGACATCGTCACCGAGGAGCGAGGCCGCTTTTGACGATTTACGCCGATACCAGCTTTTTCGTCTCGATTTACGTAAAAGATGCTCACTCCACCAAGGCCGACCTCCTTTTGAGCCCAGGCGCCAGGCCATGTATTACGCCGCTTCATTTCGCTGAATGGGCGCATGCCATATCGCAACAAGTCTTCCGCCGGCAGAT
This genomic interval from Terriglobales bacterium contains the following:
- a CDS encoding alpha/beta hydrolase gives rise to the protein MIESVLFPGFLVGDISTTGATIRTLRAGSGPPLLLLHGYPQTHVIWHKIARHLTDRFAVVLTDLRGYGDSSKPEGGARHVNYSFRAMAQDQLEVMRHLGYERFYVGSHDRGARTAHRLCLDHPEAVRKVCFLEIVPTLRMYRDTSKEFATKYMWWFFLIQKAPLPEHMIGADPEFFLNEHLEVQNGTPGALTAEARKEYKRCFCTPEAIHASCEDFRAAAEIDLEMDEADEKAGRKIEAPVLALWGAKGAVGKLWNVLEVWRQRASSPVEGRALDAGHYLAEEQSEEVLQEFLRFFRD
- a CDS encoding PPC domain-containing DNA-binding protein, with the protein product MNFKKIDESPKTFILVFQTGDELAAGLLQFAKEQKLSAASFKAIGALSSVRLGWLSWENKRYEPSVTLDEQVELLSLIGDVALKDGEPVVHAHAVVGKKNGTAHGGHLLGARIRPTCEVVLTESPAHLQKYIDPESGIAVIKPLAKRAKS